A region of Trachemys scripta elegans isolate TJP31775 chromosome 24, CAS_Tse_1.0, whole genome shotgun sequence DNA encodes the following proteins:
- the LOC117869485 gene encoding uncharacterized protein LOC117869485 isoform X2 translates to MASGQWRALAEQFQVICPPGGAPGAGSPGVLRGRASCGHWVSAAGLRGWVRALLDQGVTLFRCPCCPDTPWLWQELCKLGLFSDEDQAMLEAQILAQEGARDNYRQCPLQAVLYDTLEIQAPGSSVHGCPSLRACPECHTLVSHTGLGCPLVECPECWTEFCYRCLRDHLGEDADETEWEHDEDEDLDYDNSLEASCSIAGRQELNRSP, encoded by the exons ATGGCGTCGGGGCAGTGGCGGGCGCTGGCCGAGCAGTTCCAGGTGATCTGCCCCCCCGGGGGGGCTCCAG gtgCGGGGTCCCCCGGGGTGCTGCGAGGACGGGCGTCCTGTGGGCACTGGGTGAGCGCAGCTGGGCTGCGGGGCTGGGTGCGGGCGCTGCTGGACCAG GGCGTCACCTTATTCCGCTGCCCCTGCTGCCCAGACACCCCTTGGCTCTGGCAGGAGCTGTGCAAACTCGGGCTCTTCTCAGATGAGGACCAGGCCATGCTGGAGGCCCAAATCCTGGCACAGGAGGGGGCCAGGGACAACTACCGCCAG TGCCCCCTACAGGCTGTGCTTTACGACACCCTGGAGATCCAGGCCCCGGGATCATCTGTCCATGGCTGCCCCTCACTGCGGGCCTGTCCCGAGTGCCACACCCTGGTCAGCCACACTGGGCTAGGCTGCCCCCTGGTGGAGTGCCCGGAGTGCTGGACAGAGTTCTGCTACCGCTGCCTGAGGGACCATCTCGGAGAGGACGCCGACGAGACCGAGTGGGAGCATGACGAGGATGAAGACCTGGATTACGATAATTCCTTGGAGGCCAGCTGCAGTATTGCCGGGAGGCAGGAGCTGAACAGGTCCCCCTAG
- the LOC117869485 gene encoding uncharacterized protein LOC117869485 isoform X1 encodes MASGQWRALAEQFQVICPPGGAPGAGSPGVLRGRASCGHWVSAAGLRGWVRALLDQGVTLFRCPCCPDTPWLWQELCKLGLFSDEDQAMLEAQILAQEGARDNYRQCPRCQHLVQRLDPGSLRTPCLPCSQRAGELYCFCWGCRTDWKDPSPQGKSCSNPQCPLQAVLYDTLEIQAPGSSVHGCPSLRACPECHTLVSHTGLGCPLVECPECWTEFCYRCLRDHLGEDADETEWEHDEDEDLDYDNSLEASCSIAGRQELNRSP; translated from the exons ATGGCGTCGGGGCAGTGGCGGGCGCTGGCCGAGCAGTTCCAGGTGATCTGCCCCCCCGGGGGGGCTCCAG gtgCGGGGTCCCCCGGGGTGCTGCGAGGACGGGCGTCCTGTGGGCACTGGGTGAGCGCAGCTGGGCTGCGGGGCTGGGTGCGGGCGCTGCTGGACCAG GGCGTCACCTTATTCCGCTGCCCCTGCTGCCCAGACACCCCTTGGCTCTGGCAGGAGCTGTGCAAACTCGGGCTCTTCTCAGATGAGGACCAGGCCATGCTGGAGGCCCAAATCCTGGCACAGGAGGGGGCCAGGGACAACTACCGCCAG TGCCCGCGCTGCCAGCACCTCGTCCAGCGTCTGGACCCCGGTAGCTTgcgcaccccctgcctgccctgctcccagcgggCCGGGGAGCTGTACTGCTTCTGTTGGGGCTGCCGCACGGACTGGAAGGACCCCTCGCCTCAGGGAAAATCCTGCTCCAATCCCCAGTGCCCCCTACAGGCTGTGCTTTACGACACCCTGGAGATCCAGGCCCCGGGATCATCTGTCCATGGCTGCCCCTCACTGCGGGCCTGTCCCGAGTGCCACACCCTGGTCAGCCACACTGGGCTAGGCTGCCCCCTGGTGGAGTGCCCGGAGTGCTGGACAGAGTTCTGCTACCGCTGCCTGAGGGACCATCTCGGAGAGGACGCCGACGAGACCGAGTGGGAGCATGACGAGGATGAAGACCTGGATTACGATAATTCCTTGGAGGCCAGCTGCAGTATTGCCGGGAGGCAGGAGCTGAACAGGTCCCCCTAG
- the LOC117869486 gene encoding translation initiation factor IF-2-like produces the protein MIPAACNGIGAVVGAAEQFQVIFPLWGAPGRHLIPLPTLPGHPLTLAGAVQTRALLGQGPGHTGGPNPGTGGGQGQLPPVPALPAPRPAPGPQDPAHPLPALLPAGRGAVLLLLGLPHGMEGPLIQC, from the exons ATGATCCCGGCAGCCTGCAATGGCATCGGGGCAGTGGTGGGCGCTGCTGAGCAGTTCCAGGTGATCTTCCCCCTTTGGGGGGCCCCAG GGCGTCACCTCATTCCGCTGCCCACGCTGCCCGGACACCCCTTGACTCTGGCCGGAGCTGTGCAAACTCGGGCTCTTCTTGGACAAGGACCAGGCCACACTGGAGGCCCAAATCCTGGCACAGGAGGGGGCCAGGGGCAGTTACCGCCAG TGCCTGCACTGCCAGCACCTCGTCCAGCGCCTGGACCCCAGGATCCTgcgcaccccctgcctgccttgCTCCCAGCGGGCCGGGGGGCTGTACTGCTTCTGCTAGGGCTGCCGCATGGAATGGAGGGACCCCTCATCCAATGCTGA